One region of Cyanobium sp. M30B3 genomic DNA includes:
- the urtC gene encoding urea ABC transporter permease subunit UrtC, with amino-acid sequence MTVLNPSLKSSSRWLRVGIWVLLLAALVAAPAVLPVFRLNLLGRYLSLAIAALGIDLIWGFTGILSLGQGVFFALGGYAVAMFLQLNTSAASGGLPEFFRLYGVNALPFFWEPFRSPLFTLIALWLVPALVAAVLGFLVFRNRIKGVYFSILTQAALLVFYNFFNGQQKLINGTNGLPTDTTVLFGQLVGSEQMQRLFFWLTGVLVIVAWLLVRWLVRDRFGHVLIAIRDDEPRIRFAGFNPVAFKTIVFAIAGGLAGLSGALFTVQSGIVTPQYMSVPFSIEMVIWVALGGRGTLLGAILGAVFINYAKSLVSEAMPEGWLFIQGGLFILVVTALPEGVLGWLFQGGARNLLVRMGLSQPLATYPSLEQNANEEVQL; translated from the coding sequence ATGACTGTGCTCAACCCATCGCTGAAGTCCTCGTCCCGCTGGTTGCGGGTTGGCATCTGGGTGCTGCTCCTGGCCGCTCTGGTGGCAGCACCCGCGGTTCTTCCGGTGTTCCGCCTGAACTTGTTGGGTCGCTATCTCTCGCTGGCCATCGCGGCGTTGGGGATCGATCTCATCTGGGGTTTCACCGGCATTCTCAGCCTTGGCCAGGGGGTGTTCTTTGCCCTTGGCGGCTATGCCGTGGCCATGTTCCTCCAGCTCAACACCTCAGCTGCCAGTGGCGGCCTGCCTGAGTTCTTTCGTCTCTATGGCGTCAATGCCCTGCCGTTCTTCTGGGAGCCCTTTCGCTCGCCCCTGTTCACCCTGATCGCCCTCTGGCTGGTGCCTGCCCTGGTGGCGGCCGTGCTTGGTTTCCTGGTGTTCCGTAACCGCATCAAGGGGGTGTATTTCTCGATCCTCACCCAGGCGGCCCTGTTGGTGTTTTACAACTTCTTCAATGGCCAGCAGAAGTTGATCAATGGCACCAATGGCCTGCCCACCGACACCACCGTGTTGTTCGGCCAGTTGGTGGGGTCAGAGCAGATGCAGCGCCTGTTCTTCTGGCTCACGGGCGTTCTGGTGATCGTCGCCTGGTTGTTGGTGCGCTGGCTGGTGAGGGACCGCTTTGGCCATGTGCTGATCGCGATCCGTGATGATGAGCCCAGGATTCGCTTTGCCGGCTTCAATCCGGTGGCCTTCAAAACGATTGTCTTTGCCATCGCCGGCGGCCTGGCTGGACTGTCCGGCGCGCTGTTCACCGTTCAATCAGGCATCGTCACCCCCCAGTACATGTCTGTGCCGTTTTCGATCGAGATGGTGATCTGGGTTGCTCTCGGTGGCCGAGGAACATTGCTTGGCGCGATCCTCGGGGCCGTGTTCATCAACTATGCCAAGAGTCTGGTGAGTGAAGCGATGCCGGAGGGTTGGTTGTTCATTCAGGGTGGTCTGTTCATTCTGGTGGTTACAGCTCTGCCTGAAGGGGTGCTGGGCTGGCTGTTCCAGGGCGGTGCCCGCAATCTGCTGGTGCGAATGGGCCTGTCCCAGCCCTTGGCCACGTATCCGAGCCTGGAGCAGAACGCCAACGAGGAGGTTCAGCTGTGA
- the urtD gene encoding urea ABC transporter ATP-binding protein UrtD, with translation MTQPLLELRQITMSFDGFLALRDLNLSLQPGELRAVIGPNGAGKTTFLDVITGKVKPTSGDVVFKGRSLLGDQEFSIARLGIGRKFQSPRVFEKLSVRQNLALAVSRPKTPWSLLGGRPSAEQRDRISRLMEIVALQSRADRPAGSLSHGQKQWLEIAMLVGQDPDLLLVDEPVAGLTDEETDLTADLLKSLAGDHTVVVIEHDMEFIRRLDSPVTVLHQGHVLCEGTMDEIQRDPQVIDVYLGGSEDQH, from the coding sequence GTGACGCAACCGCTGCTGGAGCTGCGCCAGATCACCATGAGCTTTGATGGCTTTCTGGCCCTGCGTGATCTCAATCTCAGCCTGCAACCCGGAGAGCTTCGGGCCGTGATCGGCCCCAATGGAGCAGGGAAAACCACCTTTCTCGATGTGATCACGGGTAAGGTGAAACCCACATCAGGTGATGTGGTGTTCAAGGGACGCTCCCTGCTGGGTGATCAGGAATTCAGCATTGCCCGCCTGGGCATCGGCCGCAAGTTTCAGAGCCCCAGGGTGTTCGAAAAGCTCAGCGTTCGCCAGAATCTGGCCCTGGCGGTGAGCCGACCCAAAACCCCCTGGAGTCTGCTGGGCGGCCGGCCGTCGGCCGAACAGCGGGATCGTATCTCCAGGCTCATGGAGATCGTGGCCCTGCAATCCCGTGCCGATCGACCCGCCGGTTCGCTTTCCCACGGTCAGAAGCAGTGGCTGGAGATTGCCATGCTGGTGGGCCAGGATCCCGACCTGCTGCTGGTGGACGAGCCAGTGGCAGGCCTCACCGATGAGGAGACGGATCTCACTGCCGATCTGCTCAAATCACTGGCGGGAGATCACACCGTGGTGGTGATTGAACACGACATGGAATTCATCCGGCGTCTTGACAGCCCCGTCACGGTTCTGCATCAGGGCCACGTGCTCTGTGAAGGAACCATGGATGAGATTCAGCGCGATCCGCAGGTGATTGATGTGTATCTGGGTGGTTCGGAGGATCAGCACTAA
- a CDS encoding peptidylprolyl isomerase, with protein MRGSSRVLMDQVELSRLARYRLLRPYLRQVLLEEALEGIALGDGDMAVAQRRFVQENGIADQEGLEAFCRAHQLSAADLEYQITYPLRLRAFADRQFSAQAESRFLKRKPGLDQVVYSLLRTADGGLARELCLQIREGEASFADLAAEHAQGPERATRGIVGPVPLDQAHPDLVNRLRTAEPGVVLDPFAIESWWILVRLESFVPAVFGPEAAQAMTQEMLEEWLEEQVDQRLRAQPDRPPLA; from the coding sequence ATGCGCGGATCGAGCAGGGTGCTGATGGACCAGGTGGAACTCTCACGGCTGGCGCGTTACCGCCTGCTGCGCCCCTACCTGCGGCAGGTGTTGCTGGAGGAAGCGCTGGAGGGGATCGCCCTGGGTGATGGGGACATGGCCGTGGCGCAACGCCGCTTTGTCCAGGAGAACGGAATTGCGGATCAGGAAGGGCTGGAGGCCTTCTGCCGTGCTCACCAGCTCTCTGCTGCGGATCTGGAGTATCAGATCACCTATCCGCTGCGTCTGCGTGCCTTTGCCGATCGTCAGTTCAGCGCCCAGGCGGAGTCCCGCTTTCTGAAGCGCAAGCCCGGTCTGGACCAGGTGGTCTACAGCCTGCTGCGCACGGCGGATGGCGGCCTGGCCCGCGAGTTGTGCCTCCAGATCAGGGAAGGGGAGGCCAGTTTTGCTGACCTTGCTGCCGAGCACGCGCAGGGCCCGGAGCGTGCCACCCGCGGCATCGTGGGGCCCGTGCCCCTGGATCAGGCCCATCCCGATCTCGTGAACCGCCTGCGCACAGCTGAGCCAGGGGTTGTACTGGATCCGTTTGCTATAGAATCATGGTGGATCCTGGTGCGACTGGAGAGTTTCGTGCCGGCTGTTTTTGGGCCCGAAGCGGCCCAGGCCATGACCCAGGAGATGCTGGAAGAATGGCTTGAGGAGCAGGTGGATCAGCGCTTGCGAGCCCAGCCCGATCGGCCACCATTGGCCTGA
- a CDS encoding peptidase domain-containing ABC transporter, with protein MTPADLSTPSLLRDHPAFAGIGNRAAERLERQAESRRFRLGQPLCHDTLIPAEVLLIRSGTARLLWQDGGVLNTAEKLGPGSFVGLASLLRARACEEVAAASELEALAIPDQLVLELLKQEHSFAAWAASQLFSVETLALVASLLGHRAQAGVPVLEAWRELHGQARLVPPGQAALSNWPDEMLLLAASNNLVDHPLGAQLDPAAGVPASRGPLPPRLIALPQAAAMALLTPPGESAPAPLELVSAEQPPAPAPLASGLDLGQRDRPELLLLRGQGPLEETLACFQMLAAQLKLPFRRDAIEKILRDVLRRGQTPDLQLCGNIAAMMGLHVTGVQVPASQGNRLQVPAMVPWKEGFAVVRAADARGMVLASPRDGWVELSPAQIEATYPEGIEVLLVERSSSTPEQRFSFAWFWPALQRHRGILLQVLVASFVVQLFSLANPLLIQVIIDKVISQRSLDTLQVLGIALVVVTVLEGLIGALRTFLFTETTNRLDLRLGAEVIDHLLRLPLSYFDRRPVGELGTRVAELEKIREFLTGQALTTLLDTAFSVIYIVVMVFYSWLLTLIALCVLPIQVGLTVLGAPLFRRQYRDAAQENARTQSHLVEVLTGIQTVKAQNVEMISRWKWQDLYNRYISRSFEKTITGTALVETSQVLQKLSQLLVLWVGATLVLKGEMTLGQLIAFRIISGYVTQPLLRLSSIWQNIQELKVSFERLADVVDTPEESDEADKQKIPLPPIDGEVVFQDVTFSFTSGAPPVLSHVDLQIPAGTFVGVVGQSGSGKSTLMKLLTRLYAPSSGRILIDHYDIDKVELYSLRRQIGIVPQEPLLFTGTIAENIALTDPDASSESIVTAARMACAHDFIMDLPGGYSAQVGERGAGLSGGQRQRLALARTLLSNPKLLVLDEATSALDYDTERRVCDNLLQGLHHCTVFFITHRLSTIRRADLIVMLHEGAIAEVGTHDALMERRGRYYALYRQQEAG; from the coding sequence ATGACCCCAGCCGATCTGTCCACTCCGTCGCTCCTTCGGGACCATCCCGCCTTTGCTGGGATCGGCAATCGGGCCGCCGAGCGGCTGGAGCGCCAGGCTGAGTCACGGCGCTTCCGGCTGGGCCAGCCCCTTTGCCACGACACGCTCATCCCGGCGGAGGTGCTGCTGATTCGCTCCGGCACGGCCCGGCTGCTCTGGCAGGACGGTGGGGTGCTCAACACGGCGGAGAAGCTTGGGCCGGGCAGTTTCGTGGGTCTGGCCTCGTTGCTGCGGGCCCGGGCCTGTGAGGAAGTGGCTGCGGCATCGGAGCTGGAGGCGCTGGCGATCCCGGACCAGCTGGTGCTGGAGCTGCTGAAGCAGGAGCACTCCTTTGCCGCCTGGGCGGCTTCCCAGCTGTTTAGTGTCGAGACCCTGGCCCTGGTGGCGTCGTTGCTTGGGCACCGGGCCCAGGCCGGCGTGCCGGTGCTGGAAGCCTGGCGTGAGTTGCACGGGCAGGCTCGGCTGGTGCCTCCCGGCCAGGCGGCCCTGAGCAACTGGCCGGACGAGATGCTCCTGCTGGCGGCCAGCAACAACCTCGTGGATCATCCCCTGGGCGCCCAGCTGGATCCCGCCGCCGGGGTTCCCGCCAGTCGGGGGCCGCTGCCTCCCCGCTTGATCGCCCTGCCACAGGCAGCGGCCATGGCGCTGCTCACGCCGCCGGGTGAGTCGGCCCCAGCCCCTTTGGAACTGGTATCCGCTGAACAGCCTCCGGCCCCGGCTCCCCTGGCCAGCGGCCTCGATCTCGGCCAGCGCGACCGGCCGGAGCTGTTGCTGCTGCGCGGCCAGGGCCCCCTGGAGGAGACCCTGGCCTGTTTCCAGATGCTGGCGGCCCAGCTGAAACTTCCCTTCCGCCGCGATGCGATCGAGAAGATCCTGCGCGATGTGCTGCGCCGCGGGCAGACGCCCGATCTGCAGCTCTGTGGCAACATCGCCGCGATGATGGGCCTGCACGTCACCGGCGTGCAGGTGCCCGCCAGCCAGGGCAACCGCCTGCAGGTGCCGGCGATGGTGCCCTGGAAGGAGGGCTTCGCGGTGGTGCGGGCCGCCGATGCCCGGGGCATGGTGCTGGCCTCACCCCGCGATGGCTGGGTGGAACTCTCCCCAGCCCAGATCGAGGCCACCTACCCCGAGGGGATCGAGGTGCTGCTGGTGGAGCGCAGCAGCAGCACCCCGGAGCAGCGCTTCAGCTTCGCCTGGTTCTGGCCGGCGTTGCAGCGCCACCGCGGCATCCTGCTGCAGGTGCTGGTGGCCTCCTTCGTGGTGCAGCTGTTCAGCCTGGCCAACCCCCTGCTGATCCAGGTGATCATCGACAAGGTGATCAGCCAGCGCAGCCTCGACACCCTGCAGGTGCTGGGCATCGCCCTGGTGGTGGTGACGGTGCTGGAAGGGCTGATCGGCGCCCTGCGCACCTTCCTGTTCACCGAGACCACCAACCGGCTCGATCTGCGCCTCGGCGCCGAGGTGATCGATCACCTGCTGCGGCTGCCCCTCTCCTATTTCGATCGCAGGCCGGTGGGGGAGCTGGGCACCCGGGTGGCGGAGCTGGAGAAGATCCGCGAATTCCTCACTGGCCAGGCCCTCACCACGCTGCTCGATACCGCCTTCTCGGTGATCTACATCGTGGTGATGGTGTTCTACAGCTGGCTGCTCACGCTGATCGCCCTCTGCGTGCTGCCGATCCAGGTGGGGCTCACCGTGCTGGGCGCGCCCCTGTTCCGCCGTCAGTACCGCGATGCGGCCCAGGAGAACGCCCGCACCCAGAGCCATCTGGTGGAGGTGCTCACCGGCATCCAGACGGTGAAGGCCCAGAACGTGGAGATGATCAGCCGTTGGAAATGGCAGGACCTCTACAACCGCTACATCTCCCGCAGTTTCGAGAAGACGATCACCGGTACAGCGCTTGTGGAGACCTCCCAGGTGCTGCAGAAGCTCTCCCAGCTGCTGGTGCTCTGGGTGGGCGCAACCCTGGTGCTCAAGGGCGAGATGACCCTCGGCCAGCTGATCGCCTTCCGGATCATCTCCGGTTACGTCACCCAGCCCCTGCTGCGGCTCTCCTCGATCTGGCAGAACATCCAGGAGCTGAAGGTGTCGTTTGAGCGTCTCGCGGATGTGGTTGACACACCGGAAGAGTCAGATGAAGCCGACAAACAGAAGATCCCCCTGCCGCCGATCGATGGCGAGGTGGTGTTTCAGGACGTGACCTTCTCGTTCACCAGTGGTGCGCCACCGGTGCTGTCCCACGTGGATCTGCAGATCCCAGCCGGCACATTTGTGGGCGTGGTGGGCCAGAGCGGCAGCGGCAAGAGCACGTTGATGAAGCTGCTCACCCGCCTCTATGCCCCCTCGTCCGGCCGGATCCTGATCGATCACTACGACATCGACAAGGTGGAGCTGTACTCCCTGCGCCGCCAGATCGGCATCGTGCCCCAGGAGCCGCTCCTGTTCACCGGCACCATTGCCGAGAACATCGCCCTCACCGATCCGGATGCCAGCAGTGAATCGATCGTGACGGCTGCGCGCATGGCCTGTGCCCACGACTTCATCATGGACCTGCCAGGTGGCTACAGCGCCCAGGTGGGCGAGCGGGGTGCCGGTCTCTCCGGAGGCCAGCGGCAACGTCTGGCTCTGGCCCGCACCCTGCTGTCCAATCCCAAACTGCTGGTGCTCGATGAGGCCACCAGCGCCCTCGACTACGACACCGAACGCCGCGTCTGCGACAACCTGCTCCAGGGGCTTCACCACTGCACGGTGTTCTTCATCACCCACCGGCTCTCGACAATCCGGCGCGCTGACCTGATCGTGATGCTGCATGAGGGAGCGATCGCCGAGGTGGGCACCCATGACGCCCTGATGGAGCGTCGGGGCCGTTATTACGCGCTGTACCGCCAGCAGGAGGCAGGCTGA
- the queC gene encoding 7-cyano-7-deazaguanine synthase QueC — protein MPPPATPQPSAIALLSGGLDSATAAALAQEAGYRVIGLSFDYGQRHRRELEAARQVATSLGLAEHHTISVNLAAWGGSALTDTAIAVPTAGVQEGVIPSTYVPGRNTVFIALGLSLAEARGAERLVLGVNAVDYSGYPDCRPDYLAAFQGLADLASKAGREGHGAQLWAPLVQWSKTEIVRQAQRLGVPIASTWSCYSGGPEPCGLCDSCRIRDDALVAAGLAALASSGPRP, from the coding sequence ATGCCGCCCCCAGCAACGCCCCAGCCCAGCGCCATCGCCCTGCTCTCCGGCGGCCTGGATTCGGCCACCGCCGCGGCCCTGGCCCAGGAGGCCGGCTACCGGGTGATCGGCCTCTCCTTTGATTACGGCCAGCGCCATCGCCGCGAGCTGGAGGCGGCCCGGCAGGTGGCCACCAGCCTGGGGTTGGCGGAGCACCACACCATCAGCGTCAACCTGGCGGCCTGGGGGGGCTCGGCCCTCACCGACACGGCGATCGCCGTGCCCACCGCGGGCGTGCAGGAGGGGGTGATCCCCAGCACCTACGTGCCGGGCCGCAACACCGTGTTCATCGCCCTCGGCCTGAGCCTGGCGGAGGCCCGCGGCGCCGAGCGCCTGGTGCTGGGGGTGAATGCGGTGGACTACTCCGGCTACCCCGACTGTCGGCCCGACTACCTGGCCGCCTTTCAGGGCCTGGCCGACCTGGCCAGCAAGGCGGGCCGGGAGGGCCACGGGGCCCAGCTGTGGGCCCCCCTGGTGCAGTGGAGCAAAACGGAGATCGTGCGCCAGGCCCAGCGGCTGGGGGTGCCGATCGCCAGCACCTGGAGCTGCTACAGCGGCGGGCCCGAGCCCTGCGGGCTGTGCGACAGCTGCCGCATCCGCGACGACGCCCTGGTCGCCGCCGGCCTGGCCGCCCTGGCCAGTAGTGGCCCCCGGCCATGA
- a CDS encoding 7-carboxy-7-deazaguanine synthase QueE, translated as MEGFPTANKPTGSDSPTLPVVETFHSLQGEGLHAGRSAFFIRLAGCTVGCSWCDTKHSWPQGVHARRPLPELAAETSAAASAGAAFVVITGGEPLHHNLAPLCDALAGAGLPLHLETSGVDPLSGRFAWITLSPKRHRPPLAALLACCQELKVIVHEPADLAFAEAMAAAACAAGNRPALLLQPGWQSDGGRELALEHVRRSAGWRLSLQSHKLLGVR; from the coding sequence ATGGAAGGATTCCCCACGGCGAACAAGCCCACCGGCAGCGACTCCCCCACCCTGCCGGTGGTGGAGACCTTCCACTCCCTGCAGGGAGAGGGGCTGCACGCCGGCCGCAGCGCCTTCTTCATCCGCCTCGCGGGCTGCACGGTGGGCTGCAGCTGGTGTGACACCAAGCACTCCTGGCCCCAGGGGGTCCATGCCCGGCGGCCACTCCCCGAGCTGGCGGCCGAAACCAGCGCCGCCGCCAGCGCCGGCGCGGCCTTCGTGGTGATCACAGGCGGCGAGCCGCTACACCACAACCTGGCGCCCCTCTGCGACGCCCTGGCCGGGGCGGGCCTGCCCCTCCACCTGGAGACCAGCGGCGTGGATCCGCTCTCGGGCCGGTTCGCCTGGATCACCCTGTCACCGAAGCGCCACCGGCCGCCGCTTGCAGCCCTGCTGGCCTGCTGCCAGGAGCTGAAGGTGATCGTGCATGAACCGGCCGACCTCGCTTTTGCCGAGGCCATGGCGGCCGCCGCCTGCGCCGCCGGCAACCGGCCAGCCCTGCTGCTGCAGCCAGGCTGGCAGAGCGATGGCGGCCGGGAGCTGGCCCTGGAGCACGTGCGCCGCTCTGCCGGCTGGCGGCTCAGCCTGCAGAGCCACAAGCTGCTGGGCGTGCGCTGA
- a CDS encoding aminotransferase class IV, with the protein MSPSAPRSSTSTSEACTAIAWIGSPGAAGLWGAPRQLALPLDDRGLLLADGLFETLLVQGGRPRLLAEHLARWHQGAALLGMEAPPAAGLLEPLIREALVRSAIHQGALRLNWSRGSSPPEARGIGLAAPSRHRFWLQLTAAAPCFTPLRVIVSPTEQRSASSLLSRCKTFAYGPAIQARRQAEAAGADDALLASSAGGLCCGTTANLLVRLGSRWLTPPLASGCLPGVMRGRALELELAEEAGQGELDESALHRCSGALLLNSLSCRPIQRLGAQPIGWPEPNRDPAALSALAAAIWHTLL; encoded by the coding sequence ATGTCCCCATCCGCCCCCCGCAGCTCCACCTCCACCAGCGAGGCCTGCACCGCCATCGCCTGGATCGGCAGCCCGGGGGCGGCCGGTCTCTGGGGTGCCCCGCGGCAGCTGGCCCTGCCCCTCGACGACCGCGGGCTGCTGCTGGCCGATGGGTTGTTTGAAACGCTGCTGGTGCAGGGCGGCCGGCCGCGGCTGCTGGCGGAGCACCTGGCGCGCTGGCACCAGGGGGCGGCCCTGCTGGGGATGGAGGCGCCACCGGCGGCCGGGCTGCTCGAGCCGCTGATCCGCGAGGCGCTGGTGCGCAGCGCCATCCACCAGGGAGCCCTGCGCCTGAACTGGAGCCGCGGGTCGTCCCCCCCGGAGGCCAGGGGCATCGGCCTCGCCGCTCCCAGTCGCCATCGCTTCTGGCTGCAGCTCACGGCCGCTGCCCCCTGCTTCACGCCGCTGCGGGTGATCGTCAGCCCCACGGAGCAGCGCAGTGCCTCAAGCCTGCTGAGTCGCTGCAAGACCTTCGCCTACGGCCCGGCCATCCAGGCCCGCCGTCAGGCCGAGGCCGCCGGCGCCGACGACGCCCTGCTGGCCAGCAGTGCCGGCGGCCTGTGCTGCGGCACCACGGCCAACCTGCTGGTGCGGCTGGGCAGCCGATGGCTCACCCCTCCCCTGGCGAGCGGCTGCCTGCCCGGGGTGATGCGGGGCCGGGCCCTGGAACTGGAACTGGCTGAGGAGGCGGGCCAGGGCGAGCTGGACGAGAGCGCTCTGCACCGCTGCAGCGGTGCCCTGCTGCTGAACAGCCTCAGCTGCCGGCCGATTCAGCGCCTGGGGGCTCAGCCGATCGGCTGGCCGGAGCCGAACCGGGATCCAGCGGCCCTGAGCGCCCTGGCCGCCGCCATCTGGCACACCCTGCTGTGA
- a CDS encoding anthranilate synthase component I family protein, with protein sequence MSASHRRALPWCTPERLLDALLPQLERPGLVWLDGDGSRLGGRSFLAIDPQAEVVCRGLPGEESSGDPFSVLTELQADGGHWLGWLGYEAAAWLEPGSHWRPPEMALLWAMRVDPLLVFDHGARQLWLDGEDRQRLESLGQRLVGLIQALGDPRDPQPTGPGCPAPAPHLPLDGWHWHGNADGFARGVRQLQELIAAGDLFQANLTSCCEQLLAEPLDPPALLALYHRLRRHCPAPFAGLAIGGAAAAGEAILSASPERFLRLAEGGLVETRPIKGTRPRHGDPLADAEAAAELVSSPKDRAENVMIVDLLRNDLGRVCRPGSLRVPQLVGLESYSQVHHLTSVVEGQLREGLGAAELLRACWPGGSITGAPKIRACQRLNALEPLARGPYCGSLFRLRGGHSLDSNILIRSLFVQNRSLRVHAGCGIVADSDPQAEAEELGWKLQPLLQALGGGDPHGDLS encoded by the coding sequence ATGAGCGCCAGCCATCGCCGGGCCCTGCCCTGGTGCACCCCCGAGCGGCTGCTCGACGCCCTGCTGCCCCAGCTGGAGCGGCCGGGGCTGGTGTGGCTGGACGGCGACGGCTCCCGGCTGGGCGGCCGGAGTTTTCTGGCCATCGACCCCCAGGCCGAGGTGGTGTGCCGGGGCCTGCCGGGCGAGGAGAGCTCCGGCGACCCCTTCAGCGTCCTCACCGAGCTGCAGGCCGATGGCGGCCACTGGCTGGGCTGGCTGGGCTACGAGGCGGCGGCCTGGCTGGAGCCCGGCAGCCACTGGCGGCCGCCGGAGATGGCGCTGCTCTGGGCGATGCGGGTGGATCCGCTGCTGGTGTTTGACCATGGGGCCCGGCAGCTGTGGCTGGACGGGGAGGATCGTCAGCGCCTGGAGAGCCTGGGCCAGCGGCTGGTGGGGCTGATCCAGGCCCTGGGTGATCCCCGGGATCCCCAGCCCACCGGCCCGGGATGTCCTGCCCCTGCCCCCCACCTGCCCCTGGACGGCTGGCACTGGCACGGCAATGCCGACGGCTTTGCCCGGGGCGTGCGCCAGCTCCAGGAGCTGATCGCCGCCGGCGACCTGTTCCAGGCCAACCTCACCAGCTGCTGCGAACAGCTGCTGGCGGAGCCTCTGGACCCGCCGGCACTGCTGGCCCTGTACCACCGGCTGCGCCGGCACTGCCCGGCCCCCTTCGCCGGCCTGGCCATCGGCGGAGCGGCGGCGGCCGGGGAGGCGATCCTCTCGGCGTCCCCGGAGCGCTTCCTGCGGCTGGCGGAGGGTGGGCTGGTGGAAACCCGGCCGATCAAGGGCACCCGGCCCCGCCACGGCGACCCCCTGGCCGACGCCGAGGCGGCGGCCGAGCTGGTGAGCAGCCCCAAGGACCGGGCGGAGAACGTGATGATCGTGGACCTGCTGCGCAACGACCTGGGCCGGGTGTGCCGGCCGGGCTCGCTGCGGGTGCCCCAGCTGGTGGGTCTGGAGAGCTACAGCCAGGTGCATCACCTCACCTCGGTGGTGGAGGGCCAGCTGCGTGAGGGCCTGGGCGCCGCCGAGCTGCTGCGGGCCTGCTGGCCCGGGGGCTCGATCACCGGCGCCCCCAAGATCCGCGCCTGCCAGCGGCTCAATGCCCTGGAGCCCCTGGCCAGGGGCCCCTACTGCGGCAGCCTGTTCCGGCTGCGAGGCGGCCACAGCCTGGACAGCAACATCCTGATCCGCTCGCTCTTTGTGCAGAACCGCAGCCTGCGGGTGCATGCCGGCTGCGGCATCGTGGCCGACTCCGATCCACAGGCGGAGGCTGAGGAACTGGGCTGGAAACTGCAGCCGCTGCTGCAGGCCCTGGGCGGCGGCGATCCGCACGGCGATCTGTCCTGA
- the urtE gene encoding urea ABC transporter ATP-binding subunit UrtE — MTLLEIREVNTFYGESHILRDVDLTVNSGEMVCLIGRNGVGKTTLLKSLIGLLRPRSGSVLLEGEAIDRLAPHQRARAGIGYVPQGREIIPQLTVEENLLLGLEARPGGMARHRRIDPIVYELFPVLRDFLPRKGGDLSGGQQQQLAIARALLGQPSLLLLDEPTEGIQPNIVQDIERAVRRIIAETGIGVLLVEQHLHFVRQADRYYAMQRGGIVASGPTSELSQDVVDRFLSV; from the coding sequence ATGACCTTGCTTGAGATTCGGGAGGTGAATACCTTCTATGGCGAGAGTCACATCCTCAGGGATGTGGATCTCACGGTGAACTCCGGGGAAATGGTGTGCCTGATCGGGCGCAATGGGGTGGGCAAGACCACCCTGCTCAAATCCCTGATCGGTCTGTTGCGTCCCCGCAGCGGCAGCGTGTTGCTGGAGGGGGAGGCCATTGATCGACTCGCTCCCCATCAACGGGCGCGCGCCGGCATCGGCTATGTGCCCCAGGGCAGGGAAATCATTCCCCAGCTCACGGTGGAGGAGAACCTGCTGCTCGGGCTGGAAGCCCGCCCCGGGGGCATGGCCCGCCATCGCCGCATTGATCCGATCGTCTACGAACTGTTCCCGGTGTTGCGCGACTTCCTGCCGCGCAAGGGGGGCGATCTCAGCGGCGGTCAACAGCAGCAACTGGCGATTGCCCGGGCCCTGCTCGGCCAACCCTCGCTGCTGTTGCTGGATGAACCCACGGAGGGCATTCAGCCCAACATCGTGCAGGACATCGAGCGGGCGGTGCGGCGGATCATCGCGGAAACCGGCATCGGTGTGCTGCTGGTGGAGCAGCACCTTCACTTCGTGCGCCAGGCCGACCGCTACTACGCCATGCAGCGGGGCGGCATCGTGGCCAGTGGCCCCACCTCCGAGCTCAGCCAGGACGTGGTGGATCGCTTCCTCAGTGTCTGA
- a CDS encoding ecotin family protein → MAVALALLTGLGAPAAAPAIPRLDLKPYPAAAADQRRWVIQLPGVLKPSSDPAISANPADWRVELIVGRELEVDCNRQLLRGRIESETIPGWGYRIFRVSGGDAVASTRMACPPDQPPRRQFVALGGEPTVVRYNASLPIVVYAPRDLQVRWRLWKAETSQQKAQQL, encoded by the coding sequence CTGGCGGTGGCGCTCGCCCTGCTCACCGGCCTGGGGGCGCCGGCCGCCGCCCCGGCCATTCCCCGGCTCGACCTCAAGCCCTACCCGGCGGCGGCGGCCGACCAGCGGCGCTGGGTGATCCAGCTGCCGGGGGTGTTGAAGCCCAGCAGTGATCCGGCCATCTCCGCCAACCCGGCTGACTGGCGGGTGGAGCTGATCGTGGGCCGGGAGCTGGAGGTGGACTGCAACCGCCAGCTGTTGCGAGGCCGGATTGAGTCCGAGACGATCCCCGGCTGGGGCTACCGCATCTTCCGGGTGAGTGGTGGCGACGCGGTGGCCTCCACCCGCATGGCCTGTCCGCCGGACCAGCCGCCCCGGCGCCAGTTCGTGGCCCTGGGCGGTGAACCCACGGTGGTGCGCTACAACGCCAGCCTGCCGATCGTGGTCTATGCCCCCCGCGACCTGCAGGTGCGCTGGCGGTTGTGGAAGGCGGAAACCAGCCAGCAGAAGGCCCAGCAGCTCTGA